The Lycium barbarum isolate Lr01 chromosome 12, ASM1917538v2, whole genome shotgun sequence genome includes a region encoding these proteins:
- the LOC132624805 gene encoding phospholipase A1-IIgamma-like — protein MSCMAEKWEELSGKNNWDGLLNPLDLDLRKYIIQYGELAQATYDTFIKERASKYAGASRHSMENFFTKVGLDPHKYRVTKFFYATSSIPLPDAFITRSFSREAWSKESNFMGFVAVATDEGKVSLGRRDIVVAWRGTLQALEWVNDLQFLLVPAPKVFGQGGGLLPLFQPLVHHGFYNIYTTENPRSQFNKTCVRDQVMEEVKRLIEEYKHEEVSITVTGHSLGASLATLNAVDIAFNGINKTSTGKEFPVTAFPFASPKVGDLNFHKAFSKLKHLHILRTHNLLDVVPKYPPIGYFDVGQELMIDTTKSPYVKPPGEVVSWHLLEPYLHGVAGFQGLGLSTGFKLEVNRDISLVNKEWDILKNEYCVPPLWWIEKKKGMVQQKDGSWLLLDREEYEF, from the exons ATGTCTTGCATGGCTGAGAAATGGGAGGAACTTAGTGGGAAAAACAATTGGGATGGGCTACTAAACCCATTGGATCTTGATCTTCGTAAATATATCATTCAATACGGAGAATTGGCTCAAGCAACTTACGACACTTTCATCAAGGAGAGAGCGTCCAAATATGCGGGAGCTAGCAGACACTCGATGGAAAATTTCTTTACTAAGGTTGGACTTGACCCGCACAAGTATCGTGTAACAAAATTTTTCTATGCTACCTCCTCAATTCCACTTCCTGATGCTTTCATTACAAGATCATTCTCAAGGGAAGCATGGAGCAAGGAATCAAATTTTATGGGGTTTGTTGCTGTGGCTACTGATGAGGGTAAAGTTTCACTTGGAAGGAGGGATATTGTGGTTGCTTGGCGAGGAACACTTCAGGCACTGGAGTGGGTGAATGACCTTCAATTTCTACTTGTTCCAGCACCCAAAGTTTTCGGTCAAGGGGGCGGTTTGCTTCCTTTGTTTCAACCTTTGGTGCATCACGGCTTCTATAACATTTATACAACAGAAAATCCACGATCACAGTTTAATAAAACTTGTGTCAGGGATCAG GTAATGGAAGAAGTGAAGAGATTGATTGAGGAATACAAGCATGAAGAGGTCAGCATAACAGTAACTGGCCACAGCCTAGGTGCATCACTTGCAACTCTAAATGCAGTTGACATAGCTTTCAATGGTATCAACAAAACAAGCACTGGAAAGGAGTTCCCAGTGACGGCCTTTCCATTTGCAAGTCCTAAAGTTGGGGATCTCAATTTTCACAAGGCATTTTCCAAACTGAAACATCTTCACATCTTGAGGACTCATAACTTATTGGATGTTGTTCCTAAATACCCACCCATTGGCTATTTCGACGTTGGGCAGGAGCTAATGATTGACACCACAAAATCTCCTTATGTGAAGCCTCCCGGAGAAGTTGTGAGCTGGCATTTATTGGAGCCGTACTTGCATGGAGTTGCTGGCTTTCAAGGTTTAGGACTTTCAACAGGCTTTAAACTAGAGGTGAATCGCGATATCTCACTTGTCAACAAAGAGTGGGACATACTTAAAAACGAATATTGTGTTCCTCCGCTTTGGTGGATTGAGAAGAAAAAAGGGATGGTTCAACAAAAAGATGGATCTTGGCTTCTCTTGGATCGTGAGGAGTATGAATTCTGA